The Silene latifolia isolate original U9 population chromosome X, ASM4854445v1, whole genome shotgun sequence genome contains the following window.
TTACTAGTCCTGCCTCGGTCCGCTTGTCCCGTGGTATGGCACGGGTTCTTCTGACTTGTGATCCGCTCAGATCCTCTGTGAGACGCTCGGGTCCTGGcactgcaatccgctcgtcctgggaacaagacgctcggaccctGGTGCTCTGAGCCGCTCGGATCATGCTCGATCCGGTCAGTTTCCTGGACAGAGAGCTTCTCTTCTTTTGCTCCTCAACAATCCGCAAAGatcatgtcggggatgcaaggatcctttcatcattgcccatttcactttattatctacttaggcctctagtgttggtcttctctttgatgcttggtcattggatgcgatccatttagctccattttgcctcataaatgcaaggttagcaatcctttcctaccaaggagacaaaacctcaaagaatatgcaaaatgggaaactaaagatagtaaatgacccaaataagtgctgtaaagcataggaacgaagttaattcggggactaaatgtgctcaaatatgagtcacatcagtcaGCGCGTTATAATGTTACGCCGTGGATGCGACTCAaatcattttatttcatttctaaaacctaatATCAGAGCCTCTCTCTCTCTGTTCCTCTCCCCACCTTATCACCTTTGAATCCTCCATCTAGAAGACCATCATGGGAGCAGGATATGCGAGTCGGGACGTGACCCTGTCGCCGGTCAATTGAGTCATATAAGTCATCAATCACCACCTACGATTTTGGTTGTGTACGAAAATGAGTCTTGGCAAGCCATTTCCTCCATAGAATGGTCGTATAACTAGAAATATGAATGCTCCGTGACCTTAACCACCGTGTACCACCCTAACTATCGCATCATGCaccaaccataaaccctaatttcatcctTTATTAAACAAATAAACATTGATAAATTAAATAAAGCATATGATAAACAACTAAATTAAATCACTAATTGGAGAATTAGGATCATTGGTTAAGTCTTTTGAGCAATTAGATTAGATTTTAGGGTATAAGGTTGATGTAagagttaatttgattagtttcAGGTAAAAGGTATGAAATGttaatgaaaaagtgtatgtgaaaaaGTAGAGTCCGTATGTGAAAAAATAATTCCGATCTTATTAAGACTTCATCATATCAATCAATTAaccaatcaatactatatatattccagaaaccaagggacttcaatgtgattaaataaatctatacaacttaattatactatatagtttttaatcgatagtaatgtgtgatggacccgacaaagagacttcaatgtaaatattatatagttttggttgaactATAAATTCAGAGAATATCAAAATATGGTGATTTTCTTTAAAATAAACATGCCCCACTatgttattaattattatcatcatataattatacaattatttaacatacacacatataatataagtaggttatatttTGGAAAATATTAAAAGGTAAATTAATCAAGCTAGATTTTCAAAAGATATAATATTCTATAATTATTTCAATTTGATTTAATTcatatatgtagtatatttatatTAATATATAACCTCTTAAAATTGTATGGTTAAATAGTAAATGTAATTATTTTAGTAGTGAAAATAGTTGTAATAACATTGGATATAATAATATGTtattaatcactcatttgaatagtcaaagtaacTATATTAGCAAGGGGACCACAATCAAACCCTAGAGAGAGAAAGCGATGGAAATCTAGAGAGAGAACGCCGTTATTGATTTTCGAGCCTATGGCTAGGAAATCGAACTTGCAGAGACAAAGGGAGATGATGTTGCAAGGACGTAATATACCTGGCACAAAGATTTCGTCAGAAGATGACCCAAAGAAGGAAATATTGGCAACATCAAACCCTAACGAGACAAAGGCTGGACCGGATGTTGAAGATGAACGTAAAACTAAGAACATTCATGAGATTACTGGCATCCCTGAATTGGTATTAGAaactgatgaagaagaagaggaagtaGATGAGGTTGATAATGTAACTGAGGATGATGAGGAAATAGTACAGGTGACAGCAGAACAGGGGAACCCTAATGATGAAAATGAACCAAAAACAGAGATTGATGACATGTTGCAAATACAGCCGGAGGATGTTGAAGAGGGGATTGAGTATTGGAGTCAGGCAGTTGTGTGCTTCATATTAAGAGCAAAACCGCCATGGGAGGTGGTTAAAGGGTTTATTAGACGCATTTGGACGAAGTATAATATTGACAAAATCTCGTTTATGCCTAATGGGATCTTTCTGATTCGCTTTAAAACCATGGAAATGAAAGAGAAAGTGCTGAGTTCAGGGCATTATTTGTTTGATAACAAGCCTATGATAGTAAAGTCATGGACTAGGGACTTAGAAATGACAAAGGAGGATGTAAAATCTGTTCCTGCTTGGATTCAAATTCACAAACTTCCCTTGAAATTTTGGGGTAAAGGGCGTCCTAAAATTGCCAGTCTCGTTGGAAAATTCATTAAAAGTGATGTAGCTACTGAGGAGAGGACTAGATTGGGATATGCACGAGTTATGGTTGAATTAGTTGTGGATCTGGACTTGCCATCACAGGTTTCATTCAAGGATGAAAAGGGTTCAGTCATAAGGGTTGATATTGAATATGAATGGAGGCCTGTTAAATGCAAGAAATGCTTGGGTATGGGGCATGAGATGGAATAGTGCAGGAAAGGAACACATGAGAAAGAGGTAAATAAACCAGTTAAGAAGATATGGAGGCCAGTGGTGAAGCAGACCAGTGATGTTACCAAACCAAAGGAGGGCACTTTGAGCCTGACCAGTCCTACTCAGAAACCTCAGTTGGCGTTTGGGACTGTCACACCACTCAAGAGACTGGTTAGGATGCATAAACAGAAGGGAGATAAGAGTGGATATAGTACAAAATCCTTTATTTGTAGCTCACTCATACAAGGAGGTCTTGGCCTCTCCCTCAAAACTGAATGGTGGTGATCATGGTAGTGGTAACTCTCTTCCTCTGTCTAATGGATAAATTTGTATTTTGGAATGTGAGAGGCATGAATAGAGTAGCTAAGCAGAAGTTCATTAATTTTTTCTTATAAAATAAGGGAATTGGTTTAATTGGTTTGttggaaacaaaaataaaaagtaaGTCTTTTTCTAGGGctgtaaataattttaataattGATGTATATCAACAAATAATGGATATCATAATGGTGGGAGAATTTGGATTATGTGGGAACCTAAGGTTTTTAGAATTCAATTTCTTGAGTATAATGCTCAGTTCATACATATGAAGGTTGAGGCTTTGGTGAGTAGAAGTGTGTTTTATTGGACAATGGTCTATGCTTTCAATGGAATTCAAGACAGGGCCCCCCTTTGGGATCATCTAAGGAAGATTGCTGGCCAAGTTGATGGTCCTTGGGCCATAGCTGGTGATTTCAACTGTGTGCTATCTGCCACAGAGAGAGTGGGTGACAACACCCCTACCTCTGAGATAGAACCCTTCAGAAGTTGTGTTGATGATTGTGAAGTAGTGGATATACCTGCTATTGGTTCTCTTTTTACATGGAATAATAAGCAAAAGCCTGAAGATAGAATCTATAGCAGGATTGATATGTTCATGACAAATAAAGCCTGGAGTGATCATTTTCCTGAGTTATATGCTAATTTTCTGCCTGAAGGCATGCTTGATCATACCCCTTGCTTAATCAGCAGCTCAACACAGGTTCAATGTGCTAGAATCTTCAAATATTATAATATGTGGGGAAAATCCAGGGAGTATTTACCTATCATCAAAAGGTGTTGGAACAAAAGCATTACTAGTACCCCTCTCTTCAGACTAGCAAAGAATCTGAAGCTATTAAAGCCTGCTCTGAAAGCTTTGAATAGGGATTCCTACAGTGACATTGAGAATTCTACCATTATTTTGCAAAGGAAGGTGTATGAGTTGCAGGAAAAGATTGGCAAGGATCCCTCCAATCTGCACTTAACTTCTGAGGAGTTTGAGGCCTCTCAGACATTAAGGGAGATGAGTGTAGCACGAGATAACTTCCTAGCTCAGAAGGCCAAGCAGCAATGGTTCTAGAAGGGGGACACTAATAGTGCTTATTTTCATGGCTTgctaaagaaaagaagaaatgggaATAGAGTCATCATGATTGAGGACAGGAATGGTAAAACTTGTGATACTCCTGAGCAGATACACAATGCTTTCTTGGATTATTATCAGCAGTTACTTGGGACCAGCCAAGATACAAAAAAGATTCACAGTAAAATCATAGATCAAGGACCTAGATGCAATGCAGATCATTATGAGGAGCTGCTCAGACCAGTCACTGGCAAGGAGGTTAGGGACACCTTATTTAGCATCCCTGACATCAAGTCCCCTGGACCTGATGGATACACGAGTAAAGTTTTCAAAGATGCCTAGGATGTGATAGGTGGGGAAGTTATTACGCTGTCAAGGACTTCTTTGTTCAGAGAAAACTGTTGAGACAAATCAATGCCACAAACCTAACTCTAATTCCCCAGTGTGAGAGGCCTTAAAGTGTGATGCAGTTTCATCCTATAGCCTGCTgcaatgtgatttataaagtcaTCTCAAAGTTGTTATGTGCTAGACTAGCTGAGGTATTGCCTGGTCTTATTGATCAAAATCAGGGGGCCTTCATTCAGAATAAGAGCATCCAGGAAAATATTCTCATATGCCAAGACTTGATCAGGTTATATGAAAGGCCTAATGTTACTCCCAGATGTATGTTCAAGATTGATTTTCAAAAAGCATATGACACACTAGAATGGTCTTTTGTTGCTCAACTGCTAGATGCTTTCAAGTTCTCTGCTGAGTTCACAGCTATGGTTATGCAGTGTATCACAACAGCtactttctctctttctctcaatGGGGACATGTTTGGGTACTTTCAAGGTAAGAGGGACCTTAGAGAGGGGGACCCCTATCTCCATTAATATTTACATTATGCATGAAATATTTGACAAGGACCCTGAAGTATGCAGCTGATAGATTTGATTTTCATTATCACCCCCTCTACAAGGAATTAAAGTTGGCAAgcttgatgtttgctgatgatgtctTACTCTTCAGTAGGGGAGATGCTCAGTCCATGATGCTATTGTTAAAATCCTTTGTTACCTTCTCCAAGGCCTCTGGGTTGAAGGTAAGTGCATCCAAGTCTAATGCTTATTTTAAGGGTGTACCTGAGCAAATTAAACAAGATATTCTGAGGGTCTCAGGGTTTGTAGAAGGAATGCTGCCATTCAAATACTTGGGCATGCCTATACAAATCACCAGATTGAAAAAAATAGATTATGAGTGCTTGGTAGAGAAGATATGCTGTAGAATCCATAACTATGGAGCAAGGAAATTCTCCTATGCTGGGAGATTAGTACTGGTTAAGACTGTCCTTTCATCTCTACACTCATACTGGGCATCAATGTTCATTCTCTCCAAAGGGATCATTAGTAGGATTGAAGCCACTTGCAGGAACTTCCTTTGGAAGAATAGTGCAGATTACAGAAGAGTGTCCCTAGTAGCCCGGGATAAGGTATGCAGTCCAAAAAAAGAGGcggcgggggggggggggcttgGTCTTAAATATCAGGAAGCCATGAATAAAGCTATGATTGGTAGACTGGTACAGTGGATTGTTGAGGAGAAAGATTCAATCTGGGTGCATTGGGTTCAGAAGAATTACTTGAAGGGGAGGGCCTGGTTGGATTATAAACCTAATGCTAGTTCCAGTTGGGTCTGGAGAAGGTTATGCAGGGTCAAGGAGGAAATGGCCCCTGGCTATGCTACTGGCATCTGGACTGCACAGACAAAGTATTCTCCTGCTGGCTGTTATGAGTGGCTCAAGGGGAGACAACCAAATGTTCCCTGGTACAAATGGCTTTGGAATGAGTATGTTGTACCAAAGCATCAGTTTATAGGCTGGTTGTATGCACATGGAGCCTTGCGAACAAATGATAAATTGGTTAAGTATGGAATGGATGTTGATGATAGTTGTCTGCTGTGTGGGCAAGAAGCTGAATGCTTAGACCATCTGTTCTTTACCTATGTGTATAGTAGGAGGGTCATTCAGTCCATCAGTCAGTAGCTGAAGATTTGTTTTCCTATCACCAATGTGATTGAATGGTGTATACAAAGGAAAGACACGAAAATGCAGCAAGGGATGCAGGCAGCATTGCTTTGGGGAGTTGTGTATCATGTTTGGCAGCAGAGGAATAAAGGTAAAATGGAAGGGGTCCTGATCAGGCCAGAGAGGTTATCAGCCCAAGTCATTGAAGAAGTGAAGGCAAGGTTACGAGGAAGGGATTCCAAACTTATAACTAAAACGGACTTAGACTGGTTAAGGCATAAGAATTTATATGTAACTGATGCTTGACTACCATATGTATCTTTGAtatttatataatatatatactcacatttcacaaaaaaaaaaaaaaaactatattagcaaggggagtagtgaaagtaatagaagcAACAACGAAAGTattgaaattatcaatattcatgtgacaatagtgaaagtaacaataattacggagggagtagtgaaagtaaccgtagtaataacgaatgtaataaaagtaacaatactaacaacaaaaaaagCATATATGAACAATTAGCTAACTGATCGATTTAAGTAAACTATTAATATTggaagtagtgaatttgtctcataatttatttgaTTGTAATtttaaaatatggaataaaaaatatgttaaagataaatttatgagttatgcaactttaaagtagttttatttaattgaaaataaattttagtggtaaataaaggtagcccAGGCGTAGCCGAGCATTAGTACTATATATATATTTCAGAAATTAAGGGACTtctatgtaattaaataaatgtatacaaattaattatactatatagtttttaatcctAGCGCCGCAtgatggacctgaacaagggacttcaatgtaaatattatatagtttttgttgaagtataaatttagagaacaccaGAATATGAtgagtttccttaaaataaacagcCCCCACTTATGGCATcaatacaataatataaaaagtcTAACTTTGAGCGCTATATTATGCCACCATATTAATCCAAGTGGCAAATGCCAGCTAATCCATCTGAATTATTTTCCTAATAGTAAAGTAGTGTAGATCTCGTGCGCATGCACGAATTTTTAGATTGTGATATATAAAGAAATTAATATAGTAATTCAATTTTAGATTTAGTGTTAAGAGCCTATAAATAACATAATATTTAAGATACATTTATAGTTAAAATGTGGTTATAATATGAGTAAAATATATAAAAGTCTTACCATCTGAcatattccgtataatatgtcacatgtaaaaTAAATGATGGTTTAAAGTAGTTTGGTAGaatatatttttgtataaatatTCACAAATAAGAATTATATAAggtgttgtcaaaaaaaaattatataaggtaAGCCAACATTTGTAAAATTATAGTATAAGGTAAGCCAACATTTGTATAGATTATAGAATGAACAAAAATATTAAGCCCAATACTTGAGAATAACTACCAAACATGTTTAGGTCCAATTTATAGTTGAAGTAATTTGAGAAATTCTTAGATtcgcctattcttttagtaaatagaggattcATCTTGCAAAAAGGAATAAAAGGAAAACTGAAAAGTTAGCTGGTCaagcaaaattaatcaaatcaaaatTCAACATTCAACTACTAAAGAGGATGAATAACTAAGAGAGTAAATATGCAATTAAATATTGGAGGAAACTAATAGGCAAGCAATTGAAATATCTTGTACGTTTCAATATGACATTTCATATAAGCACATGCAAAGGGAgtatttactttaattttttttaatgtatcTTGATGCAATTCATATACCTTTCTTTGTATTTGGTAAATAACATTTGAGAAATTAAATGTGTTATATGGCATATGTTTAGCATTTCAACTTTGCTACATTCGTAATATTGTTTACTCCGTATTGTTTGATTTTGTATTGTTTTATTGTGCTTTTGTCGTGCAGGAATTTTGTAGAGATTGAAATATTTGAGTCGTTGATAAACTCTAATAGAAGAGACTTTTTTTTAAACCTTTTTTTAATAAAAGCTCATTTAATTTGCTTCTTCTCCTTTTGCTTATTTTTTTTCGGTCGACTTTTTTCTTGCAATTCACGGTGTAGTGGCGAGGTACAAGTTGTTTCAATATCTTCGTCAACGGTTGTCAAGTAAGCCAACCTCAACGTGTTAAATTCTTCACGTGTTTTTTAAGCTAATTAACAATCGACAATGACCGAGTCGATAGCTTGAGGTTGATGCTAGGAAGACATGAAAAAGGAAATGAACACATATTGAAAATAATGCATGGCCAAGactccttattgaatatgttttCATTATTGACGTTTTTGTAGCTTTTTGGCCTTTGAATATCAACATCATCATAGATTTAAGGAAAAGTTTCAATTTGGGTACCTGAGGTTTGACAACATTCCAACTTAGGTTCCTGAGGTATGTGAAATTCCAATTCGGGTACCCAAGGTTTAGACTTAGTTTCAATTAAGGTACCTCACATTTGTATTGTCTCATTTTGGGTACCTCAATTTCAATTTTAGTTTCATtttacataaaaattaaaaattaaatataaaggtATATTATAGAATAAGAAATAGATAAGAAATATAGAGAGAACTTAGAGGAAGATAAACAAATAGATTAAAAGAGGGAAGAGGGATGTCAATTATTCATCACATATGGGGGTATATATAATACATAGATGGTGAGTGGATCAGGCTCTAATTATATGTTTAATGAACATAATGGGTATAAGCCCTATGTACATCCACACTAACTAATAattcataacactcccccttggatgtacATTACTGAAGAacatgcctcgttaaaacctCACTAGAAAACCTCATGGGAAAAACACTagtaaggaaaaagagtacaataTTCTTCTAACACGCAAACTAATAAGCTGCCTCATGAAAACCTTTCTAAgaaaaacccagtgggacaaaaccatagataaggaaaaagagtactgTGCGTGCACACTCCCCCTGATGGTTACATCACTTGTACAACGTCAATGCAACTCAATGATGTGATAAATTTTCTCGATCTTGGAAATAGATGACATCGTACTTGATCAACTTGATAGATGTCTTAAATTATAAAGAATCGTTGATTGCTTCAAAATTCATAATATGACGATAATCATTCATAACGATTCTGCAGCTTCACTCGAACTGATCT
Protein-coding sequences here:
- the LOC141617750 gene encoding uncharacterized protein LOC141617750; protein product: MWEPKVFRIQFLEYNAQFIHMKVEALVSRSVFYWTMVYAFNGIQDRAPLWDHLRKIAGQVDGPWAIAGDFNCVLSATERVGDNTPTSEIEPFRSCVDDCEVVDIPAIGSLFTWNNKQKPEDRIYSRIDMFMTNKAWSDHFPELYANFLPEGMLDHTPCLISSSTQVQCARIFKYYNMWGKSREYLPIIKRCWNKSITSTPLFRLAKNLKLLKPALKALNRDSYSDIENSTIILQRKVYELQEKIGKDPSNLHLTSEEFEASQTLREMSVARDNFLAQKAKQQWF